CACGTGCCATGCCATCGCGGCGCTGTGGGCGCGTGAAGCGACGGACCGGATCGCGGCGCCGGACGTCGCGCGCGCCAATGATGGCCGCTGTAATCGTCAGGACGACAACAAAAGCGCCCGGTGCCATGACCGCTGCCAGGACGTCGTCGAACATTCCGCGGAGTACCTCGCCGGCTGACGAGGCCACCGGCCCGGCCGCTCCGTTGGTCTTAGGCATGAGCGCCATTACAACGGAAAGGCCCAACCACACGATCACAGCGGCGTACGTCAATCGCAGAACCTGGCGGCTCCAGTAGATGCGTTTCAGTTCCAGCATGTCTTCCCCTTAAGACTCACCACTGCACCCGGGCATCGTTGCGGCCCGTATGACAGAGCCCCCAACGCGGTTGGGGAAGGCGCAAACTTCCCAGGCGGATGTTATTCAGGTCCGTCGCCTACGGCATTGGGAAGCCATAGGCGACGGACCTGCTTCCGATGGACTAGCAGGTCACTACTCGCAACCCACGCCGTCCCGATCATTGTCGAGACCATAGATGTCGGATCCGACGACGGTGACAGGTCCGCGTACGTATGCGGGACCGTTGCCGCTCCCACCTGCGCAATCTACGTCTGATGCAATGGGCACGCATCCCCCTGCATAGTTTGGATCGCATCCGGACGGAGCCGCAGGGGCGGCAGGCTGCACAGGCACCTGGGCTTTCGCTGCTGCTGCCGCAGCTGCCGCGGCGGCAGCCTGCTGCTGGCGCGCCGTCTCCGCGGCCGCAGCCTGTTGACGGGCCGTTTCCGCAGCGGCCTGCTCCTGGGCCGCCTTAGCCGCAGCTTCTTGTGCTGCCTTGTCCGCAGCTGCCTTCTCAGCAGCCACCTTCGCCGCTGCCGCTGCCGCCCGCGTGTCAGTTACGCGTTTTGATTCTGACTGCTCCATCCAAAGCAACTTTCCGGCGTCGCTCTTTGTGCAGATGAAGACCTTTGGCGCGTATTTTTCAGTCGCGTTTTCCGTGACGCAGCCGGAGGATGCCGGCGCAGTTGGTGTGGGTGTCGGAGTGGCACTCGGAGATGCGGACTCGCTGGCAAGGGGCGTTGTGGATGAGGCGGCCGATTGTCCCCCGCATGCCGTGGCTGACACGACTAGGACGACAGCTGCAGCGGCACCACCTACTCGCTTGTGAGTAATCCATGAGCCCGGCAAGGTCCGGAAGCGCTTGTCAGCGCCGCTATTGACCGGCTTTCGCGCTTCATTGCGGCGAAAGAATGTGTCCATTTGTGCCCCCAAAATCTGGTGTAGATGCGAATTGCTC
Above is a window of Arthrobacter sp. FB24 DNA encoding:
- a CDS encoding HNH endonuclease — its product is MLELKRIYWSRQVLRLTYAAVIVWLGLSVVMALMPKTNGAAGPVASSAGEVLRGMFDDVLAAVMAPGAFVVVLTITAAIIGARDVRRRDPVRRFTRPQRRDGMARAEGQCEMEVGLRRRCSRPAEHGDHFYPWSKGGSTSLQNFVAACARCNRAKSARIPSPGQQERMERRRRDYVKHEATVSVGERQPLP